A region from the Acidobacteriota bacterium genome encodes:
- a CDS encoding rhomboid family intramembrane serine protease encodes MFLPISDAPNPKGVPFVTWGIIALNVVLFLFINIPQGSKPADVNDPAYQEYIQFLAQHVNSRQELAMAAQRLSEYDLFVFEHGYRPAQPSLFDLFFAMFLHGGLMHLFGNMLFLWIYGDNVERRLGPLWYIFWYLMTGAAATLFHAMFFSASDVPLVGASGAISGVLGFYFIWFPKNMVRVLLFLPPFFMQTVQIGARIVLGVYLFIDNVLPFLFAGGGGVAHGAHIGGFLAGGLVAFIIQRFGKSSAPEIEAPKKAPSGRDSVRQAIADGEFETAASEYFALPSAVARTALSAEDAVSLSTSLRGRGHANAALALLQRVIRATPRAPGIGEAYALAGAILLDDQHDPTAAYQYLVTALKLGVSPGTKAEIERRMATIEARQKRQVGHLRSRAW; translated from the coding sequence ATGTTCCTGCCCATTTCCGACGCTCCGAATCCGAAGGGCGTGCCCTTCGTGACCTGGGGCATCATCGCCCTCAACGTGGTGCTCTTCCTCTTCATCAACATTCCGCAGGGGTCGAAGCCCGCAGACGTCAACGATCCGGCCTACCAGGAGTACATCCAGTTCCTCGCCCAACACGTCAACAGCCGGCAGGAGCTGGCGATGGCGGCGCAACGGCTCTCCGAGTACGACCTCTTCGTCTTCGAGCACGGCTACCGGCCGGCGCAACCCTCTCTCTTCGACCTCTTCTTCGCGATGTTTCTGCACGGCGGGCTGATGCACCTCTTCGGCAACATGCTCTTCCTGTGGATATACGGCGACAACGTCGAGCGCCGGCTGGGCCCGCTGTGGTACATCTTCTGGTACCTGATGACGGGAGCGGCGGCGACTCTGTTCCACGCCATGTTCTTCTCGGCCTCCGACGTGCCGCTGGTCGGCGCATCGGGCGCGATCTCGGGTGTCCTCGGCTTCTACTTCATCTGGTTTCCGAAGAACATGGTCCGGGTGCTCCTCTTCCTGCCTCCGTTCTTCATGCAGACCGTCCAGATAGGGGCCCGCATCGTGCTCGGGGTCTACCTCTTCATCGATAACGTGCTGCCGTTTCTTTTCGCGGGCGGCGGCGGGGTGGCGCACGGAGCACACATCGGCGGATTCCTGGCCGGCGGACTGGTGGCGTTCATCATCCAACGGTTCGGGAAATCGTCTGCGCCCGAGATCGAGGCGCCGAAGAAGGCACCATCCGGCCGAGACTCGGTCCGACAGGCGATCGCGGATGGGGAGTTCGAAACCGCGGCTTCAGAGTACTTTGCACTACCTTCCGCCGTGGCTCGTACCGCACTGTCGGCGGAAGACGCGGTGTCCCTGTCGACCTCACTGCGCGGGCGAGGGCACGCGAACGCGGCGCTGGCGCTGCTGCAACGGGTGATCCGGGCCACCCCCCGAGCGCCGGGGATCGGCGAGGCCTACGCGTTGGCGGGAGCGATTCTGCTCGACGACCAGCACGATCCGACCGCCGCCTATCAGTATCTGGTAACCGCCCTGAAGCTGGGCGTGTCGCCCGGGACAAAGGCGGAGATCGAACGCAGGATGGCGACGATCGAGGCCCGCCAGAAGCGACAGGTCGGACATCTGCGCAGTCGTGCCTGGTAG
- a CDS encoding nuclear transport factor 2 family protein, which produces MNTTRLVMTILMVAAPLVAGQPEPTDHPDYETVKAVIEDTIGWAIDKDLDRLLQIFADEDLLLWWVDSSGGAESTDDLKETAERVWMTPDFEATHFEFRDIRIRFSKDGTIAWYSCHLDDCGIWKGEEFCTKDIRKTGVVEKRGDQWTIVQSHASWPVDKIPEDVWQRLVETRKQVGSEE; this is translated from the coding sequence ATGAACACAACGCGCCTGGTGATGACGATACTGATGGTTGCTGCGCCGCTCGTGGCCGGCCAGCCCGAACCCACCGATCATCCGGATTACGAAACCGTCAAGGCAGTGATCGAGGACACCATCGGCTGGGCGATCGACAAGGATCTCGACCGGCTCCTACAGATCTTCGCCGATGAGGACCTTCTCCTCTGGTGGGTGGATTCCAGCGGCGGCGCCGAAAGCACGGACGACCTGAAGGAGACCGCGGAGAGGGTCTGGATGACGCCCGACTTCGAGGCGACGCACTTCGAGTTTCGCGACATCAGGATCCGCTTCTCAAAGGACGGCACGATAGCGTGGTACTCCTGCCACCTCGACGACTGCGGGATCTGGAAGGGCGAGGAGTTCTGTACGAAGGACATCCGCAAGACCGGCGTCGTCGAGAAGCGCGGCGACCAGTGGACCATTGTCCAGAGCCACGCCTCGTGGCCGGTGGACAAGATCCCGGAGGATGTGTGGCAGCGGCTGGTCGAGACCAGGAAGCAGGTCGGTTCAGAAGAGTAG
- a CDS encoding class I SAM-dependent methyltransferase, whose product MASNYAAYRPQYPATLFEWLASLCPRHELAWDCACGSGQASRPLAGHFDLVVGTDASPEQVAAAEIDENTRFAVAMSEQVPLAKRSADLVTVAQALHWFACDAFYAEVDRVIRPGGVFAAWTYGMPHFASDDVERVVHEFIDGPLGPYWPAEVRMVLDGYSSIGLPFLELESPEFAIDLKWSPARYLDFVRTWSAVGRYIEEGGEDPVAQLESELQRATPRGNETLAVSYRLDLRVCRV is encoded by the coding sequence GTGGCGTCGAACTACGCAGCCTATCGACCCCAATATCCGGCAACGTTGTTCGAATGGCTGGCGTCGCTGTGTCCGCGGCACGAGCTCGCGTGGGACTGTGCGTGCGGCAGCGGGCAGGCGTCCCGCCCGCTGGCCGGCCACTTTGATCTCGTGGTCGGAACGGATGCGAGCCCGGAGCAGGTCGCCGCCGCCGAGATCGATGAGAACACCCGGTTTGCAGTTGCCATGTCGGAGCAAGTGCCGCTCGCCAAACGGTCTGCGGACCTCGTCACCGTGGCGCAGGCGCTGCACTGGTTCGCGTGTGACGCCTTCTACGCCGAGGTGGATCGGGTGATCCGCCCCGGTGGGGTATTCGCCGCATGGACCTACGGGATGCCACACTTCGCCTCGGACGACGTCGAGCGAGTGGTGCACGAATTCATCGACGGTCCGCTGGGTCCGTACTGGCCGGCGGAGGTGCGGATGGTACTCGACGGATATTCGTCGATCGGCCTGCCGTTCCTTGAGCTCGAATCGCCCGAGTTTGCCATCGACCTCAAGTGGTCACCGGCGAGATATCTCGACTTCGTGCGGACCTGGTCGGCGGTTGGCCGATACATCGAGGAGGGAGGCGAGGATCCCGTTGCACAGCTGGAGTCCGAGCTGCAGAGAGCAACGCCTCGAGGAAATGAAACTCTCGCGGTCAGCTATCGACTCGATCTCAGGGTGTGCAGGGTCTGA
- a CDS encoding serine/threonine protein kinase: protein MPGDSQDRSASSDDEPTISNLGSPSESPSAIPSNSGDFPPGQLIAGRFRIVGRLGSGGMGDVYRADDHELGTSVALKFLPVELSGDPVRLERLRNEVRLARQIAHPNVCRVYDIGDADGRPFLSMEFIDGEDLASLLRRIGRLPKDKAIELAREICAGVGAAHELGVVHRDLKPANVMIDGRGRARVADFGLASAADQLVGGREAQAGTPAYMAPEQIAGEGASKKTDIFALGLVLYELVTGRRAHDVKTVAGLKERYSSSAPPTSPSELVEGMDPAVERVIMHCLEVEPEGRPESALAVMAALPGGDPLAAMLKAGEMPSPELIAASGRRGTMTPTRALQLGAIVLLGMAVSAWYWGVPGLVESIGGILAPEVLMHRADVLLADLGFEVDKADSAWGLDVDWGLVAEASPSSDSEWRALLQSEEYPVLRFWSRASPLPMAPWHTSLPGPNMGDVVGPEDPPLTEAGMSLVRLGPRGALLELRAVPDPVSQASARTVEELMTTVTEAAELDPTRIERTEWTGIPPMPGDSTIAWHAASTRPEGRPREIVMTMARGVPTWIRVEGASETGEHQAPVGGLKWLSFVFFSFFVSGAVVAWFNIRNGRWDRRGAARLAVAAFILCFASSLIGSHHPLSVVEEVRGFFSSVAYAATRALMTWVLYLALEPFIRRLHPNSMVSWSRLLSGRVTDPAVGRDVLTAVTLFAAQNLAMPILLKALDVSSIGVPIFAFSTEDNPLALDSYVAAITRYPVVTLGTALGVLLVYVVARWMLGRLDRVAPLLLWGAIFLFSFGVFGNSVGPDVLTAAAFTAVSATVSTYLAVRHGLLAFATFQFIQYVSMMTVVTLDPSAWYFPPTAVFVLLIAALTIFGMVTATDRRLIPSRLQ, encoded by the coding sequence GTAGCCCTGAAGTTCCTGCCAGTCGAGCTGTCGGGCGATCCGGTACGGCTCGAGCGCCTGCGCAACGAAGTTCGTCTGGCGCGGCAGATCGCCCATCCCAATGTCTGCCGCGTCTACGACATCGGCGATGCGGACGGGCGGCCCTTCCTGAGCATGGAGTTCATCGACGGCGAGGACCTGGCATCGCTGCTGCGCCGTATCGGTCGCCTGCCGAAGGACAAGGCGATCGAGCTCGCGCGCGAGATCTGCGCCGGGGTCGGTGCCGCCCACGAGCTCGGCGTCGTGCACCGCGACCTCAAGCCCGCCAATGTGATGATCGACGGACGGGGGAGGGCGCGCGTCGCAGACTTCGGCCTGGCGAGTGCTGCAGACCAGCTGGTTGGGGGCCGCGAGGCCCAGGCCGGGACGCCGGCGTACATGGCCCCGGAGCAGATTGCCGGCGAAGGTGCATCGAAAAAGACCGACATCTTCGCCCTCGGGTTGGTGCTCTACGAGCTGGTCACGGGCAGGCGGGCTCACGATGTGAAGACCGTCGCAGGCTTGAAGGAACGTTACTCGTCGTCCGCCCCGCCGACCAGCCCGTCAGAGCTTGTCGAGGGAATGGACCCGGCGGTCGAGCGCGTCATCATGCACTGTCTCGAGGTTGAGCCCGAGGGCCGGCCGGAGAGCGCATTGGCGGTGATGGCTGCCCTGCCGGGCGGCGATCCGCTGGCGGCGATGCTCAAGGCCGGCGAGATGCCTTCGCCGGAGCTGATCGCGGCGTCGGGCAGGCGGGGCACGATGACGCCGACTCGAGCGTTGCAGCTGGGTGCAATCGTCCTTCTGGGCATGGCTGTCTCGGCCTGGTACTGGGGGGTGCCGGGTTTGGTCGAGAGTATCGGCGGCATCCTGGCACCCGAGGTCCTGATGCATCGGGCCGATGTGCTGCTGGCCGACCTCGGCTTCGAAGTTGACAAGGCTGACTCCGCGTGGGGCCTGGATGTCGATTGGGGCCTCGTGGCAGAGGCAAGTCCCTCCTCTGATTCCGAGTGGAGAGCTCTGCTCCAGTCCGAGGAGTATCCCGTGCTGAGATTCTGGAGTCGTGCGAGTCCGTTGCCGATGGCTCCCTGGCACACCTCGCTTCCGGGTCCAAACATGGGCGACGTCGTCGGGCCCGAGGACCCGCCGCTCACCGAGGCAGGGATGTCTCTGGTTCGACTCGGGCCACGCGGTGCGCTGCTCGAACTGCGAGCGGTGCCGGATCCTGTTTCGCAAGCTTCGGCCAGAACAGTGGAAGAGCTCATGACGACTGTCACGGAAGCCGCAGAGTTGGATCCGACGCGCATCGAACGGACCGAGTGGACCGGAATTCCGCCGATGCCGGGTGACTCGACCATCGCGTGGCACGCAGCCAGCACCCGGCCGGAGGGGAGGCCGCGCGAGATCGTGATGACCATGGCGCGCGGGGTTCCGACCTGGATTCGAGTCGAAGGAGCTTCAGAAACCGGTGAGCATCAGGCGCCGGTCGGCGGTTTGAAATGGTTGAGCTTCGTCTTTTTCTCCTTCTTCGTCAGCGGCGCGGTCGTCGCGTGGTTCAACATTCGAAATGGGCGTTGGGACCGGCGTGGCGCAGCGCGGCTGGCGGTAGCGGCGTTCATCCTGTGTTTCGCGAGCAGTCTCATCGGGTCGCACCATCCGTTGAGTGTGGTCGAGGAAGTGCGAGGGTTTTTTTCCTCGGTCGCCTATGCCGCGACGCGAGCACTGATGACCTGGGTGCTCTACCTCGCTCTCGAGCCGTTCATCCGGCGGCTGCATCCGAACTCGATGGTTTCGTGGAGCCGGCTCCTCTCCGGAAGGGTGACCGACCCCGCAGTGGGCCGCGATGTGTTGACTGCCGTGACCCTGTTCGCGGCACAGAATCTCGCGATGCCAATTCTTCTCAAAGCCCTCGACGTGAGCAGCATCGGTGTGCCGATTTTCGCATTTTCGACGGAGGATAACCCGCTCGCTTTAGATAGTTATGTCGCGGCCATCACCAGATATCCGGTGGTCACTCTCGGGACCGCCCTCGGCGTTCTGTTGGTCTACGTTGTCGCGCGATGGATGCTCGGCCGACTCGACCGTGTGGCGCCACTGCTGCTCTGGGGCGCAATATTCTTGTTCTCCTTTGGCGTGTTCGGCAACTCTGTGGGGCCGGACGTTCTCACGGCAGCTGCGTTCACGGCCGTGTCGGCGACGGTGTCTACCTACCTCGCAGTTCGACACGGCCTCCTCGCCTTCGCGACTTTTCAGTTCATCCAGTATGTGTCGATGATGACCGTTGTGACGCTCGATCCGTCGGCCTGGTACTTCCCGCCGACTGCGGTATTTGTGCTGCTCATCGCCGCGCTGACGATATTCGGCATGGTGACGGCGACAGATCGAAGACTGATTCCGTCTCGATTGCAGTGA